Genomic segment of Chrysiogenes arsenatis DSM 11915:
TTTTATCGTTTTTTATCGCCCTTTTGGTTGTTTTTTAGGCACAGCTATCCCATAGCATGTAGGTTGATTGACTCTCTCTGGCACGTAGTGCGGTTTACATAGATAACGTCTCTTGGTTTGTCCGCTGGTACAGAATCTGTGGGTGGGAAACCATGGTTGCGAGGATTGTCATATCTGCTCCGCAAGACGGACAAACGATTGCTGGCCGTGGTTTGTTGTTACAGCGCCATGGCTTTACTCGCAGCACCAGCTGCAGGATGCGGATCAGCTTTTTACTCCCTGCATGGAGGAATCCATACGATCTTGCTCGCCGGAATCTTCGAGGGAGCACGTGGAGCATGAGCAGATAAAGAAAGTACTCGCCTTTGACAGTTCTGGTGCGGTTTTCGCCACTTTTTGCGTGGCGATAGCGGAAGGTGATCATGCCGTTTTGGTTGTGCAGAATGTCTTTTTCACGGATCACACCGCGATACAAATAGCGGCCAAGGTAGATTAATGCTTTTTCACCGTTGCCTGCATCCTTGCAGTCAACCACCCACTGTTTTGGGCAATCATACGGAACGGACAGTTTGTTTTCGACCAGACTTTGGAGCAGCTTTGCTCGGAACACTGTGGCCAATGCTTTATGACAAAAGAGATATTTCCCAAATTTCTTGTTCCACAGCCTGGTTTCCAGAGTGATGCTTGCTCCCGGCATGATCACGTGGATATGGGGATGGTAGTCCAAGGTTCTGGAATGGGTATGCAAAATGGCAGTAAATCCCGCTGATCCTCCGAGTTTTTTGTCATTACTGGTGAAGGTTTTTAGGAGAGCTTGCACGGATTCGAACATCTGAGTGTAAACGGCTTGCTGGTGTTTCCATGCTAGATCACGCAACTGGCTTGGCAGGGTAAAGGTTATCAGATAGTATTGACACGGTAGCCGCTTTTCAAGCTGGCTTTCCAACCACTGCTGACTCTCGTAATTTTGGCAGTGTGGGCAGTTTCTGTGGCCGCAGGAATGGGGGATGTAGACCCGTTCTAAGCATTGGTGGTCTGTGCAACAGGCCACCATGTGCGGCCCATGTTCTTGTCTGCACCGAACCATTGATTCCAGTGCCTTGATATGGCTTGGCAGGAGGTTTTGCTTGTAAGCGCGCAAGAAACTCTCCTTGAATTCATTGATAATTATGGAGAGCCGCATTATTTACGTCCCCTCCACTTGATGTCTAAAGAGTTCACGACAGAGTTGACAACCGTTCTGGTGTTGTTGGCTGTTGTGGCGGTCAAGTGGGTATATCTGGCAGTGGTTAGAATGCTGACATGGCCAAGAATCTGCTGCAGCTCGAGCAGGTCGACTCCAGCTTCCAGCATATGGGTGGCATAACTGTGGCGCAGGGAATAGCATGTGATCCTCTTTAGGCCAAGGTGCTGAACCACGCCTTGCATAGCGGTTTGGATGCCTCCCCTGTCCAGAGGCAAATCAACCAAGTGGGCATTCTTCAGGCCTCGTTTTCTACTGGGGAAAAGAAAGCGGGGATGCTGGTGCACCGCCCAGAACTCCCGCAACAGCTGCAATGTTTTATCAGGCAAAGGCACCAGTCGATCCTTATTTCCCTTGGCATCGCGAATATGCACCCGCATATTGCCAGCGTCGATATCGTCTACCGTAAGCCGGATACCCTCACCAAGGCGTAAACCAATGCTATAGCAGGTGAAGAAGAAAACCTTGTAGCTCAAAATACTGGTTGCTGCGAATAACTGTCCGGCCTGCTCCACCGACAAAATATCAGGAATTCTTGATGCATTGGGCGGTTTGATCAGGAGAATGTTGTCCCAAGGTTTGCGCAGCACTTCGGAGTAGAAGAATTTCAGCCCGTAGAGGTCAAGCTTGACCGCACTCCAAGAGTGCGTATCCAGAAGCTCAGTGAAATAGTCAAGCAGCTGATCGGGCGAGAGGTCACCAACATTGCCATCGAAATAATTGCCGATGCGCCGGATCGCCCTAGCATCAATGGTCTTCGGTTGCAGACCGCCAAGTTTGAGGCATTTGAGATGTTTCTGATACAGTTTGCTAAAATTCGGATCTTGCAGCAGAGTGGTGTTCATTGTAATCTCCTCGGCAATTGATAGAGAGCGGCAACCGCTCTGCTGCTACCTATTACCGAATATCTTGAAATTACAACTGGTTAATTGTGCTTAGATGGGTTTATTCTGGAATTTATCTGCCGCGTAGCGGCTTCGTCCAACAAACCGATGCTGAGCGACCAAAGCATATCGACATGCCTTTTGCTTACGCAAAAGCTACGCCGATATTCTTTGGCGCCAGATTAGGGGCGTTAGAAAGCAGCCTCAATTTCTTCGCCTCTCAAGATGTGGTTGCTGTGGTGCGAAGATAAACCACAAAAACACTAAAAGGTATGGAGGACACTGATGGCCGAGTCGACGGTCTTCAATAGGAACCGAAGTGCTTTCTGGTTGCGCGTCAACGAAAATGACGATGGCAGCCTCAATTTCTTCGTCTCTCAAGATGTGGCTGCTGTGGTCAAACATCATTTTCCTGAACTGGAGCAGGCAAGCCCGACGGGTTGGAAACAGGGGAATAATAACACCGAGAATATTTGGGTGCCCGAAAACAGAGTGGATCAGGTTGATGTTGATGAAATTAAGCAGTGGGCACAGTTCGCTGGCAATCAATGCGTTTGGCTGAAGTTGGGCAATCAGCTGCAAGATCATTTTTCTGGCTCTGAAGTCGATTATTGTATTGCAGGGGATTTTAACTTTACCACCGATGGGTCCGATACTATTGGGCCGCGAAGTGTGTTGGGAGAAGCGGAGTTTCAACTCAAGTATCACCTGGGCGAACTGACCCAGGAGAAAAAGCAGGAGTACTGTACTGTGATGTCGCAGTCTTTGCTGGACGCCTTTGACCTTTTGCCATTGCGGGGTATTGGTACTCCAGAGAGTCCGGTTGTTTCTCCCATTCCTGCTCAGGAAGGGGCGAGCAAATTAGCCTGGGCTTTCGCGAAACATGTGGCAGAACGTAAAGGGGTCGACTTCATCGAGCCTCGTCTTTTGGTTCAAAACCACAGATGAAACAGCTGACCATCCAGCAGAAAGTCACAGTATGGACAAAGATCTACCAGACAGCCAATCCTGTCGCTCTCGACCCCGCGAGTGTTCACGGACGGGATGTGGTGATCATTGATGATCTGTACCAATCGGGCATCACGATGTGGGCCTACGCAAAAGCCCTGATGGGTGCCGGGGTTCGAAATGTTTTTGGCTTGGTTTGCGTAAAGTCAATGAGGGATAGCGATAACCAATGATTCAACCCATTCTCCAATTCATCCAAGCGAAAGGATCAGGCGAAGCAGCCCTTCGGCGTCTACTCACCTATGCTGTGGCTCATGGTGAGAATGCTGCCCTGGAGATCTGTTCGTCTGCTCATTCTCTTGCTGCGGAGATTGGCGTAAAGCCTGATGTTGCCCAAAATATAGTGGAAGCCCGGGGTGAGGCGGTCAAGACTGCTGAAGAGCTTGAACATCATGACGTGAGTGTCATCTGGCAGGGGGCATCTTCCTACCCTGAGCGGATTGAGAAAATTCTTCAGTCCGATGCACCACCTGTGCTTTTTATCCAGGGGAACCAGTCACTTTTTGACGAACCTGGCGTGGGGTTTTGTGGCTCGAGAAAAGCTTCAGATAAAGGACTGGCGATCACTGGGCGATGTGCGTTGCAGCTTGCCAAAGAGGGAATATGCGTAGTGAGTGGCTATGCGCATGGTGTTGATATGGCGGCCCACAGAGCTGCCATGGAGAATGGCGGCACTACGATCTTCGTCCTCGTTGAGGGAATTCTTCGTTTCCAGAGAAAGCGAGACATTGCCGACTTATTATCGGCCAGCAATCACCTGGTGGTATCCCAATTCCCTCCGCGCCTCACATGGAGTGGCCGGAACGCGATGAAGCGAAACAGCACGATCATCGGCCTCTCTGATGCGATGATTCTCGTTGAATCGGGGCTGACCGGTGGCACGTTCGCGGCCGGAGAGGAAACTCTTAAACGCAAAAGGCCACTGTTTGTAATCGATTTCACAGAGCCAGGTACTTCTGCTGAGGCCAATCCCTATTTCATAAAACAGGGCGGCATGCCTGTACGTGGCAATCGGGAAGGGGTTCCCTCGCTTGATAAAGTAAGAGAGGTCGTTGCCAAGCAGTCGTGGCGGGCTTCATCACCGAAAGAACAGAGTCTTTTCAACTTGGTCGCAGATCAAGATAAAAGGAGAAGCTAGTGCCACCTCGAAAAATATTAGGAGGAAAAACACCACCGGACAAACACCATCGCAGAACACCACTGGACAGCCACTTTGAGGCATGACTAACTTTTCTCTTTCTTTCTGGTATTATTTCCCCCATCCTGAACCAAAAAAATGAGTTTCGCCATGACTCTTGCTCGTAATCAACAGGTATTCCTCGATTCTACTCCCTACTATCACTGCATTAGCCGTTGTGTCCGCCGCGCGTTCTTGTGCGGAGGATAGTGCAACTGGGCAGAATTTTGCTTTCGATGCCGTTCTGCACGATAAAGAGACTCTTGGGGAAATGCTCAGCGCAATCATAGCTCATGAGCGAGAAGAATTTGATGCTGCGAGCGAAATTATGGAAGACCTTCTCATCCCATCAAAAAAGTTAAATGAGATTGTTCTGAAAAGCTACATTTGGGCAGATTCTCTTCTGGGTTCACGGTAGGAAAATGTGCAATGGCACTTGTATTTATTGAGAGCTGCGATATCAATCGTGCGTCAGCTATCAATAGCCAATCATATTTTCTCGCCAACAGTTCCGCTTGACGGCATAAACAAAATGATTACACTTGGCTAATATGATAAAAAATATTGCTTGCTCGGAAACAGCTAAAATTTTCAGTCGCGCTCGCTCGCGAAAACTCCCCCAAGAGATTCAGCAGCGGGCGTACGCTAAGTTAGTGCAGCTGGATTCGGCAATCAAGATAGATGATTTACGACTGCCGCCTTCCAATAAGTTGGAAGCGCTCAAAGGTGATTTAGGGGGCTATTGGAGCATACGCATTAACAACCAATGGCGTATATGCTTTCAGTGGAACGGATCAGATGCGGAAAACGTACAAATTATGGATTATCACTAAAACAAGAGGAACGTATTATGAATAATACATTATCGCCTGTTCATCCGGGTTATTACCTACGAGAAACACTGGAAGAAATGCACATCACTGCTCGCAAATTTGCCCATCACATCGGCATATCGCCCATGCGAATTTCGCTTGTTTTGCGCGGAATACGGCCTGTCAATGCGGATTTAGCACTAAGGCTCGAAAAAGCGCTTGGGCAAAGTGCAGGATATTGGATGAACCTTCAGGCCAAGTACGATCTCGACACGGCAGTTGAAGCGGGGAGCACATGTTTTGCCAAAATTCAACTTGTGTCGCCATTAACGATGGAAACGCTCTCTGGCACTCATTAAGCTTGCTACCTATACTGCTTCGGCAGGCGGGTATTTAACCACCGCCAGATAGCGCTGGGAGTGACTACCTTTCTGCTACCATCACCATCACACTAAACAACCAAAGAGCTTCGCGATGGCTCTCGCTTGCAATCAAGCTCCGATGGTTGGGGTCAGAGTAAAAGCCCTTCTAAGTCTGTGGTTGCTTGCGTGTTCATTTTTAAGCATTATAAATACGCTAAGCTGATACAGGAGGCTTCATGAGCAGAGCTACGACTACGACAATGACGGTTCGCCTCAGTGGCGCACTCAGCGAATTCGTATCCACGAATGTGGGCGATCATGACACCTACGAGAACATCAGCGAATATGTGCGAGACTTAATCCGGCGAGACAAGGAAGCAGTAGCGTTCGAGCGCCTTAAAGCCGAACTGACCCACGCCTATGCAGCGCCCGAAGCATCGTACCACCCACTGACGGCGGCGGACGTGATCGCACGCAACCGGGTCTGATGCGGCATGACCAAAGCCAATATCCGCATCCAAGATGCTGCATCCTATCGGCTTGATGAGATATATCGTTATGCCCACAACCGGGGGACTACCATGCTCGGCTTATAATAAAAAGTTTCCCACGGGACATCGACATGCAAATACCTAAACAATTCGTTTCTAGACGCCATGTTTTACTCTGGCTGGCCACACTACCGCTCGTTGGCTGTGCTCCCCACGAAATCCAACGGAGTATTACAACGGCCAATCGCGTGATTGGTGGCGACGTTGCTGGTGCTGTGACGGGCTATATCCCTTCGACGGGCGTAGCGGCAGTCGATCAACTGGTGCGACGCCAGATTCAAACCATGATCAGCGAGATCAAAAAACGGTGGGGCGACGAAAAAGTCGCTACGGAAAAAGAATATGTCAAATACACCGCCAACTATCAAAGCCGAGCCATTATCAGCTTCGAGAGCGGTCTGGCTCGTGTCGAAACACGCCAGGCACACGATCCAGTTGCCGCTTTACGGCAGGCGATTATCGCAACACTGCTGACTCCCGAAGACCCCACAACGGTCGACTTGCTCAGTGCCAAAGAATTCGACACTGATGGCGAACCATTTCTCTATAAACTTGTCGTCGATCACGAAAAAGAATACATCCGCTGGCAGTGGCGCGCCGCACGATTTGCCGACTCCCTGCTGCAAACGTCACTCAAAACCGAGCGTAGCCACGGCAGTATCACCCATTTTGTCACTTTCAATCTGGTGCGCGAATATCAGACCAATCAGCAATTCAAATACCAGAATTTTGTGGTGCAGAACGCTCGCCGCTTCCAGCAATCGCCTGCCCTGATGTACGCCATTATGGAAGCAGAAAGCAGTTTCAACCCCTATGCCATGAGTCATGTTCCCGCTTATGGATTGATGCAGATTGTCCCGACCACTGCCGGGCGCGATGTCCATCAACTCCTGTACGGACGCGAAGGAACGCCAACACGAGACTATCTTTTTGTGCCGGAAAACAACATTCGCATGGGGGCAGGCTACCTGCATCTGCTTGATACCCGCTATCTGCGCATGATCG
This window contains:
- a CDS encoding IS91 family transposase → MRLSIIINEFKESFLRAYKQNLLPSHIKALESMVRCRQEHGPHMVACCTDHQCLERVYIPHSCGHRNCPHCQNYESQQWLESQLEKRLPCQYYLITFTLPSQLRDLAWKHQQAVYTQMFESVQALLKTFTSNDKKLGGSAGFTAILHTHSRTLDYHPHIHVIMPGASITLETRLWNKKFGKYLFCHKALATVFRAKLLQSLVENKLSVPYDCPKQWVVDCKDAGNGEKALIYLGRYLYRGVIREKDILHNQNGMITFRYRHAKSGENRTRTVKGEYFLYLLMLHVLPRRFRRARSYGFLHAGSKKLIRILQLVLRVKPWRCNNKPRPAIVCPSCGADMTILATMVSHPQILYQRTNQETLSM
- a CDS encoding tyrosine-type recombinase/integrase, with the translated sequence MNTTLLQDPNFSKLYQKHLKCLKLGGLQPKTIDARAIRRIGNYFDGNVGDLSPDQLLDYFTELLDTHSWSAVKLDLYGLKFFYSEVLRKPWDNILLIKPPNASRIPDILSVEQAGQLFAATSILSYKVFFFTCYSIGLRLGEGIRLTVDDIDAGNMRVHIRDAKGNKDRLVPLPDKTLQLLREFWAVHQHPRFLFPSRKRGLKNAHLVDLPLDRGGIQTAMQGVVQHLGLKRITCYSLRHSYATHMLEAGVDLLELQQILGHVSILTTARYTHLTATTANNTRTVVNSVVNSLDIKWRGRK
- a CDS encoding DNA-processing protein DprA → MIQPILQFIQAKGSGEAALRRLLTYAVAHGENAALEICSSAHSLAAEIGVKPDVAQNIVEARGEAVKTAEELEHHDVSVIWQGASSYPERIEKILQSDAPPVLFIQGNQSLFDEPGVGFCGSRKASDKGLAITGRCALQLAKEGICVVSGYAHGVDMAAHRAAMENGGTTIFVLVEGILRFQRKRDIADLLSASNHLVVSQFPPRLTWSGRNAMKRNSTIIGLSDAMILVESGLTGGTFAAGEETLKRKRPLFVIDFTEPGTSAEANPYFIKQGGMPVRGNREGVPSLDKVREVVAKQSWRASSPKEQSLFNLVADQDKRRS
- a CDS encoding type II toxin-antitoxin system RelE/ParE family toxin, which codes for MIKNIACSETAKIFSRARSRKLPQEIQQRAYAKLVQLDSAIKIDDLRLPPSNKLEALKGDLGGYWSIRINNQWRICFQWNGSDAENVQIMDYH
- a CDS encoding HigA family addiction module antitoxin — encoded protein: MNNTLSPVHPGYYLRETLEEMHITARKFAHHIGISPMRISLVLRGIRPVNADLALRLEKALGQSAGYWMNLQAKYDLDTAVEAGSTCFAKIQLVSPLTMETLSGTH
- a CDS encoding ribbon-helix-helix domain-containing protein, with the translated sequence MSRATTTTMTVRLSGALSEFVSTNVGDHDTYENISEYVRDLIRRDKEAVAFERLKAELTHAYAAPEASYHPLTAADVIARNRV
- a CDS encoding murein transglycosylase domain-containing protein, which translates into the protein MQIPKQFVSRRHVLLWLATLPLVGCAPHEIQRSITTANRVIGGDVAGAVTGYIPSTGVAAVDQLVRRQIQTMISEIKKRWGDEKVATEKEYVKYTANYQSRAIISFESGLARVETRQAHDPVAALRQAIIATLLTPEDPTTVDLLSAKEFDTDGEPFLYKLVVDHEKEYIRWQWRAARFADSLLQTSLKTERSHGSITHFVTFNLVREYQTNQQFKYQNFVVQNARRFQQSPALMYAIMEAESSFNPYAMSHVPAYGLMQIVPTTAGRDVHQLLYGREGTPTRDYLFVPENNIRMGAGYLHLLDTRYLRMIENPVSREYCVIAGYNTGSGNVLRAFHQNRDQAVSRANRMAPPDLYRHLLRHLPYQETRNYLPKVVGYKEKYRSVTL